One Acanthochromis polyacanthus isolate Apoly-LR-REF ecotype Palm Island chromosome 6, KAUST_Apoly_ChrSc, whole genome shotgun sequence DNA segment encodes these proteins:
- the LOC110946470 gene encoding LOW QUALITY PROTEIN: XK-related protein 7-like (The sequence of the model RefSeq protein was modified relative to this genomic sequence to represent the inferred CDS: deleted 1 base in 1 codon) produces MAAKSDGAPVSQRNDIPPECPSRSDPRPPQRRPAEQRYSLPDCCWTLCALLVFFSDGASDLWLAADYYLRRDYWCFALTLVFVIVPSVVVQVLSFRWFAYDFSETVESGTAAAAVVAASGAEESDFSTKDSGERGAGRSAAAGVLSGPGTGGGARGCCRAFMWLFQGIIHIFQLAQVWRYVHALYLGVQSRWHGDPERRHYYWRMMFESADISMLRLLESFLKSAPQLVLQLSIMIQASQVLPLQGLSASASLISLAWMISSYQKVLRDSRDDKLPMTYKAVIVQILWHLFTIGARTLAFALFASVFQLYFGIFIVAHWCIMTFWIIQGETDFCMSKWEEIIYNMMVGIVYVFCWFSVREGRTRCRMLIYSLTVFVENVALTTAWYLYRGSRTSDFYAVIMVCLVASSYALGTFFMFVYYCLLHPDGSVSGWGYIVEKEVPVESLASPASSLPPDLVSSPPRTLQRTKGSDREQGPGVDGDVFQVRPPRGAHAPVPPLTPRTEGPVIRIDLPRKKYPAWDAHFIDRRLRKTILVLESAAPVTPRIQYRCLGTPKEVMEYETTV; encoded by the exons ATGGCCGCGAAATCTGATGGTGCACCCGTCTCTCAACGAAACGACATCCCACCCGAGTGTCCCTCCAGGTCGGACCCGCGGCCTCCCCAGCGCCGTCCCGCCGAGCAGCGCTACTCCCTCCCGGACTGCTGCTGGACGTTGTGCGCCCTTTTGGTCTTCTTCTCGGACGGGGCCTCAGACCTGTGGCTGGCCGCGGACTACTACCTAAGGAGGGACTACTGGTGCTTTGCGCTGACTCTGGTCTTTGTGATCGTCCCTTCCGTGGTCGTGCAAGTGCTGAGCTTCCGATGGTTCGCCTACGATTTCTCGGAAACCGTCGAGAGCGGCACCGCTGCGGCCGCCGTGGTGGCGGCGTCGGGAGCGGAGGAGAGCGACTTCAGCACCAAGGACAGCGGCGAGCGGGGCGCTGGCCGCTCTGCCGCGGCCGGGGTGCTGTCAGGGCCGGGCACCGGGGGAGGAGCCCGGGGCTGCTGCAGAGCCTTCATGTGGCTCTTCCAGGGCATCATTCATATCTTTCAGCTGGCACAGGTCTGGAG GTATGTCCACGCCTTGTATTTGGGCGTGCAGAGCCGCTGGCACGGAGACCCGGAACGGCGCCACTACTACTGGCGCATGATGTTTGAGAGCGCCGATATCAGCATGCTGCGTCTGCTCGAGTCCTTCCTGAAGAGCGCCCCTCAGCTGGTGCTGCAGCTCAGCATCATGATCCAGGCCAGTCAGGTGCTGCCCCTTCAGG GGCTTTCAGCTTCTGCCTCACTGATATCCCTCGCCTGGATGATTTCCTCCTATCAGAAAGTCCTGAGGGACTCCCGAGATGATAAGCTACCCATGACCTACAAGGCAGTCATAGTTCAGATTCTGTGGCACTTGTTCACCATCGGAGCTCGCACGCTGGCCTTCGCCCTGTTTGCCTCCGTGTTCCAGCTTTACTTTGGCATCTTCATCGTGGCCCACTGGTGCATCATGACATTTTGGATAATTCAAGGCGAGACAGACTTTTGCATGTCCAAATGGGAGGAGATCATCTACAACATGATGGTGGGCATCGTGTACGTTTTCTGCTGGTTCAGTGTCAGAGAGGGGCGCACTCGCTGCAGGATGCTCATCTACAGCCTGACTGTGTTCGTTGAGAATGTGGCGCTCACCACTGCCTGGTACTTGTACCGTGGTTCTCGTACCTCAGACTTCTACGCCGTCATCATGGTGTGCTTGGTGGCCAGCAGCTACGCTTTGGGCACCTTCTTCATGTTTGTGTATTACTGTCTGCTGCACCCTGACGGCTCAGTCTCAGGGTGGGGCTACATAGTGGAGAAGGAGGTGCCTGTGGAGTCGCTGGCCTCCCCAGCTTCCAGCCTCCCTCCTGACCTGGTGAGCAGCCCCCCCAGGACCCTTCAGAGAACTAAAGGGTCAGACAGAGAGCAGGGGCCTGGGGTGGATGGAGATGTGTTTCAGGTACGACCACCTCGGGGAGCTCACGCCCCGGTGCCCCCACTAACACCCAGGACAGAGGGGCCCGTCATCCGAATAGACCTGCCCAGGAAGAAGTAC CCCGCCTGGGATGCTCATTTCATCGACCGCCGGCTGCGTAAAACCATCCTGGTGCTCGAGAGTGCTGCCCCAGTTACGCCAAGGATTCAGTACCGCTGCCTGGGCACACCCAAAGAAGTGATGGAGTATGAGACCACCGTGTAA